The following are encoded in a window of Deinococcus planocerae genomic DNA:
- a CDS encoding GreA/GreB family elongation factor translates to MVHATRQVRLTREGYARLERTLEQEQRRLAEATRILQEQMETSADNEDTGLEDAKREKMGIEARIEELEDTLARASIIEDHGQDDQITLGAVVALANETTGKDMRVQVVSVPEAAVLGGSVPRISEDSPVGRAMMGRKVGDSFVVNLGNGKQVKYRVKTVEY, encoded by the coding sequence GTGGTACACGCGACGAGACAGGTCAGACTCACCCGCGAGGGGTACGCCCGCCTGGAGCGCACCCTGGAGCAGGAGCAGCGGCGCCTCGCGGAGGCGACCCGCATCCTGCAAGAGCAGATGGAGACGAGCGCCGACAACGAGGACACCGGTCTGGAAGACGCCAAGCGCGAGAAGATGGGGATCGAGGCCCGCATCGAGGAGCTCGAAGACACCCTTGCCCGCGCCTCGATCATCGAGGATCACGGGCAGGACGACCAGATCACGCTGGGCGCGGTGGTCGCCCTCGCCAACGAGACGACGGGCAAGGACATGCGCGTGCAGGTCGTCAGCGTGCCTGAGGCGGCGGTCTTGGGCGGCAGCGTCCCGCGCATCAGCGAGGACAGCCCGGTGGGCCGCGCGATGATGGGCCGCAAGGTGGGCGACTCCTTCGTCGTGAACCTCGGCAACGGCAAGCAGGTCAAGTACCGGGTCAAGACCGTCGAGTATTGA